The following proteins come from a genomic window of Achromobacter deleyi:
- a CDS encoding lactonase family protein gives MHNDTPSSAPGSCVLAIGTYTEILPHVQGRGQGIHLLAFDGATASFRQRQVLSGPVNPSYLCVAAGRLYSVSEQERDATLEVFAIEDGASALRPIGRVAVPGAAPCHVSVNLAARHLYVSNYGSGELLCYALDAEGLPRAAPQVITRRGAGPRADRQEGPHVHYAAPGADGTRVYLCDLGTDTIACHRVLPDGLDPEPMRQWRTPPGAGPRHLVLAAGDTLAAVVEELSNTLALYALDGAGDALARASTLPPDWRGANTTSALRLHPRGDLLYAANRGHDSVAVYRLHHAAPWLEPLGFIAVGGRTPRDIAFTPDGEFLLLAAQDDHLLRAVRIDPATGLAQSHGAPYPLRSPACLCPLP, from the coding sequence GTGCATAACGACACACCCTCTTCCGCACCCGGCAGCTGCGTGCTCGCCATCGGCACCTATACGGAAATCCTGCCCCACGTGCAGGGCCGCGGCCAGGGCATCCACCTGCTCGCGTTCGACGGCGCGACGGCATCGTTCCGGCAACGCCAGGTGCTGTCCGGCCCGGTCAACCCCTCCTACCTGTGCGTGGCGGCCGGCCGCCTCTACAGCGTCAGCGAACAGGAGCGGGACGCGACGCTGGAAGTCTTCGCGATCGAGGACGGCGCGTCGGCCCTGCGCCCCATCGGGCGCGTCGCCGTGCCCGGCGCCGCCCCCTGCCACGTCAGCGTCAACCTGGCGGCGCGGCACCTATACGTGTCGAACTACGGCTCCGGCGAACTGCTGTGCTACGCCCTCGACGCCGAGGGCCTGCCGCGCGCCGCGCCCCAGGTCATCACGCGGCGCGGCGCCGGCCCGCGCGCGGACCGCCAGGAAGGGCCGCACGTGCACTACGCGGCGCCCGGCGCCGATGGCACGCGGGTCTACCTGTGCGACCTGGGCACCGACACGATCGCCTGCCATCGCGTCCTGCCCGACGGCCTGGACCCCGAGCCGATGCGCCAATGGCGCACGCCGCCCGGCGCCGGACCGCGCCATCTCGTGCTGGCGGCCGGCGACACGCTGGCGGCGGTGGTGGAAGAACTGTCCAACACCCTGGCGCTGTACGCGCTGGACGGCGCCGGCGACGCCCTGGCCCGCGCCAGCACCCTGCCGCCCGATTGGCGGGGCGCCAACACCACGTCGGCGCTGCGCCTGCATCCGCGCGGCGACCTGCTGTATGCCGCCAACCGCGGCCACGACAGCGTCGCGGTCTACCGGCTGCACCACGCGGCGCCGTGGCTCGAACCGCTCGGCTTCATCGCCGTCGGCGGCCGCACGCCGCGCGACATCGCCTTCACGCCCGATGGCGAATTCCTGCTGCTGGCCGCGCAGGACGACCACCTCCTTCGCGCCGTGCGCATCGATCCGGCCACCGGCCTGGCGCAGTCGCACGGCGCCCCCTACCCGCTGCGCTCGCCCGCCTGCCTGTGCCCCCTGCCTTGA
- a CDS encoding sugar ABC transporter permease — MTQMLASSSSEPRPRSGHPPLRQLFARHKLLAMLLALALIWLFFWHQTHGSFLRPNSISNLLLQMSVTGMLACGMVLVIIAGEIDLSVGSLLGLLGGLVAILTVNLGWNTWLSVAVVLAAGAALGLVNGCLTTRLRVPSFIVGLGGMLAYRGLLQLSTDSVTIAPVPDDLGAIAQAFVPPALSWLLAALIIALACGLTLARRRRHRRLGLAVTPRWLDALRIGAIAATAAGFVLVLNRANGVPLPVLILLALLGVFSWIATQTVFGRHVYAVGGNVEASRLSGVNVQRVKLMVFMLMGLMCAFAGIVTTARSAAGSPSAGVGGELDAIAACFIGGTSMRGGSGTVYGALIGALVMASLDNGMQQMNVDTSWQMIVKGAVLVLAVWIDVATRPERA, encoded by the coding sequence ATGACCCAGATGCTCGCTTCCTCTTCCTCCGAACCGCGCCCGCGCAGCGGCCACCCGCCGTTGCGGCAGCTGTTCGCGCGCCACAAACTGCTGGCCATGCTGCTGGCGCTCGCCCTGATCTGGCTGTTCTTCTGGCACCAGACGCACGGCAGCTTCCTGCGCCCCAACAGCATTTCCAACCTGTTGCTGCAAATGTCGGTCACCGGCATGCTGGCCTGCGGCATGGTGCTGGTCATCATCGCCGGTGAAATCGACCTGTCGGTGGGCTCGCTGCTCGGGCTGCTCGGCGGCCTGGTCGCCATCCTGACGGTCAACCTGGGCTGGAACACCTGGCTCTCGGTCGCCGTGGTGCTGGCCGCCGGCGCCGCGCTTGGACTGGTCAACGGCTGCCTCACGACCCGGCTGCGGGTGCCCTCCTTCATCGTCGGCCTGGGCGGCATGCTGGCCTACCGCGGCCTGCTGCAGTTGAGCACCGACAGCGTCACCATCGCCCCGGTGCCCGACGACCTGGGCGCCATCGCCCAGGCCTTCGTGCCGCCGGCCCTGTCCTGGCTGCTGGCGGCGCTGATCATCGCGCTGGCCTGCGGCCTGACGCTGGCGCGGCGTCGCCGCCACCGCCGGCTGGGGCTGGCCGTGACGCCGCGCTGGCTCGATGCCCTGCGCATCGGCGCCATCGCCGCCACCGCCGCCGGCTTCGTGCTGGTGCTGAACCGGGCCAACGGCGTGCCGCTGCCGGTGCTGATCCTGCTGGCGCTGCTGGGCGTGTTCTCATGGATCGCCACCCAGACGGTGTTCGGCCGCCACGTCTACGCGGTCGGCGGCAACGTCGAGGCCAGCCGCCTGTCCGGCGTCAACGTCCAGCGCGTCAAGCTGATGGTGTTCATGCTGATGGGGCTGATGTGCGCCTTCGCCGGCATCGTCACCACCGCGCGCTCGGCGGCCGGCTCGCCATCCGCCGGCGTGGGCGGCGAACTCGACGCCATCGCCGCCTGCTTCATCGGCGGCACCTCGATGCGCGGCGGCTCCGGCACCGTGTACGGCGCGCTGATCGGCGCGCTGGTCATGGCCAGCCTGGACAACGGCATGCAGCAGATGAACGTGGACACTTCCTGGCAGATGATCGTCAAGGGCGCCGTGCTGGTGCTGGCGGTGTGGATCGACGTCGCGACGAGGCCCGAACGTGCATAA
- a CDS encoding xylose ABC transporter ATP-binding protein: MEQQQPLFEMRGIVKEFAGVRALSGVSLSVRPGECLGLCGENGAGKSTLMKVLSGVYPHGSYQGQILWEGRELRARSTRDSEHAGIVILHQELMLVQQLSVTENIFLGNEMRLPGGRMDYPSMHRRAAELLARLKLTDVNVAAPVMNYGNGHQQLFEIAKALAKQARLLIFDEPTSSLSAKEIEVLLAIIEDLKRAGVACIYISHKLDEVKRVCDTITVIRDGQHIATRPAAALDEDGIIGLMVGRALESRFPRTERQPGAVVLQASGVTCWDVTNPRRKRVDDAALQVRAGEILGIAGLVGAGRTELVSAIYGAYAGRYQAQVRVAGQPVRIASPADAIAHGLCLVPEDRKRHGIVPLMSVAENITLASLADHARATRVDGDSELATVEREIARLRIKTASPGLPVASLSGGNQQKVVLAKMALKQPKVLILDEPTRGVDIGAKYDIYKMIFDLADRGVAIIMVSSELPEILGMSDRVLVMNAGRIAGDFPIQGLTPERVLAAALNTDPLRHAA; encoded by the coding sequence ATGGAGCAGCAGCAACCGCTGTTTGAAATGCGCGGCATCGTCAAGGAATTCGCCGGCGTGCGCGCGCTCTCGGGCGTCAGCCTGAGCGTGCGCCCCGGCGAATGCCTGGGGCTGTGCGGCGAGAACGGCGCCGGCAAATCAACCCTGATGAAGGTGCTGTCGGGGGTCTACCCGCACGGCAGCTACCAGGGCCAGATCCTGTGGGAAGGGCGCGAGCTGCGCGCGCGCTCGACCCGCGACAGCGAGCACGCCGGCATCGTCATCCTGCACCAGGAGCTGATGCTGGTGCAGCAGCTGAGCGTCACCGAGAACATCTTCCTGGGCAACGAAATGCGCCTGCCCGGCGGGCGCATGGACTACCCGTCCATGCACCGGCGCGCCGCCGAGCTGCTGGCGCGGCTCAAGCTCACCGACGTCAACGTGGCCGCCCCCGTCATGAACTACGGCAACGGCCACCAACAGCTGTTCGAGATCGCCAAGGCGCTGGCCAAGCAAGCGCGCCTGCTGATCTTCGACGAGCCGACCTCCTCGCTCAGCGCCAAGGAAATCGAGGTGCTGCTGGCCATCATCGAGGACCTCAAGCGCGCCGGCGTGGCCTGCATCTACATCTCGCACAAGCTCGACGAGGTCAAGCGCGTCTGTGACACCATCACCGTGATCCGCGACGGCCAGCACATCGCCACCCGGCCGGCGGCCGCCCTCGACGAAGACGGCATCATCGGCCTGATGGTCGGGCGCGCGCTCGAATCGCGCTTTCCGCGCACCGAACGCCAGCCCGGCGCGGTGGTGCTGCAGGCCAGCGGCGTGACCTGCTGGGACGTCACCAACCCGCGGCGCAAGCGCGTGGACGACGCCGCGCTGCAGGTCCGCGCCGGCGAGATCCTCGGCATCGCCGGCCTGGTGGGCGCGGGCCGCACCGAACTGGTGTCGGCCATCTACGGCGCCTACGCCGGCCGCTACCAGGCGCAGGTGCGGGTGGCCGGCCAGCCGGTGCGCATCGCCTCGCCCGCCGACGCCATCGCGCACGGCCTGTGCCTGGTGCCCGAGGACCGCAAGCGCCACGGCATCGTGCCGCTGATGAGCGTGGCCGAGAACATCACGCTGGCCAGCCTGGCCGACCATGCCCGCGCCACGCGGGTGGATGGCGATTCGGAACTGGCCACGGTCGAGCGCGAAATCGCGCGCCTGCGCATCAAGACGGCCAGCCCCGGCCTGCCGGTGGCCAGCCTGTCGGGCGGCAACCAGCAGAAAGTGGTGCTGGCGAAGATGGCGCTCAAGCAACCCAAGGTCCTGATCCTGGACGAACCCACCCGCGGCGTCGACATCGGCGCCAAGTACGACATCTACAAGATGATCTTCGACCTCGCCGACCGCGGCGTGGCCATCATCATGGTGTCGTCGGAACTGCCCGAGATCCTCGGCATGAGCGACCGCGTGCTGGTCATGAATGCCGGCCGCATCGCGGGAGACTTTCCCATCCAGGGCCTGACGCCGGAACGCGTGCTCGCCGCCGCCCTCAACACCGACCCGCTGCGGCACGCCGCCTGA